From Xenopus tropicalis strain Nigerian chromosome 3, UCB_Xtro_10.0, whole genome shotgun sequence, the proteins below share one genomic window:
- the neurog1 gene encoding neurogenin-1 (The RefSeq protein has 1 non-frameshifting indel compared to this genomic sequence), whose protein sequence is MDRVFSDYETCSQMSYCSSDEEDSFSMQSASPFSSEHMSSPAQTPEKCQEEKDKRKKRVRSRVKNDAVLHTIKKTRRVKANDRERNRMHNLNSALDELRGILPSFPDDTKLTKIETLRLAHNYIWALSETLRLADQSKEKPLKNLGHPAYLSPATPPSPGSDAESWMSSSSPSSSSSSSSSFSVCTSSPSSPAMSEDCYYGHTDSLFSLHTLQQNMIQHASSFLQYH, encoded by the coding sequence ATGGACAGAGTGTTCTCCGACTATGAGACCTGCAGCCAGATGTCCTACTGTTCCTCAGACGAGGAGGACTCGTTCAGCATGCAGTCGGCTTCTCCCTTCTCCTCTGAGCACATGTCATCCCCAGCCCAGACGCCAGAGAAGTGTCAGGAGGAGAAAGACAAGAGGAAGAAGAGGGTGAGGAGCAGAGTAAAGAATGACGCCGTGCTGCACACCATCAAGAAGACCAGGAGGGTTAAAGCCAATGACAGGGAAAGGAACCGAATGCACAATCTCAACTCTGCGCTGGATGAGCTGAGGGGCATCCTGCCAAGTTTCCCTGATGACACTAAGCTGACAAAGATTGAGACCCTGCGTCTGGCTCATAATTACATTTGGGCCCTGTCTGAAACCTTGAGGTTGGCAGATCAGTCCAAAGAGAAGCCCCTCAAAAATCTGGGGCACCCAGCCTACTTGAGTCCTGCCACCCCTCCCAGCCCTGGCAGTGATGCTGAGTCCTGGATGTCCTCTTCttctccatcatcatcatcatcatcatcatcatcatccttcTCAGTGTGCACTTCCAGCCCAAGCAGCCCAGCTATGTCAGAAGACTGTTATTATGGGCACACAGACTCTCTGTTCTCACTGCACACCCTGCAACAAAACATGATCCAGCATGCATCTAGCTTTCTCCAGTACCACTAG